One Luteolibacter flavescens genomic region harbors:
- a CDS encoding cellulase family glycosylhydrolase, which produces MMRLSPALIFALSGFSAAQPPLMKDFIGINGHTVQFKPELYQPAARLVRDYHPVEWDLGKETPVLPEFPFAKNKVDWSGVYGSWQKHGWVTNACLMFESIPRDQWKDIEKDAEAYGQAFAREFGPSGNRKLVESVEIGNEPGKWSDADYSRMYKAMATGLRAGDPRLKIATCNLTTGKSGDYEKSVSCLTGLTDLTDVLTIHTYAQMEGWPTWKRSFPEDPALPRYLKDVEDLCRWRDQHAKGKPVWITEFGYDSTTQPQEKTGDFAKWVGVTDEQQAQWLVRSFLVFSAMPVERAYLYFFNDEDKASLHASSGLTRNFKPKPSYHAVSHLQATLGDYRFAKIVRNTPALRIQEYRHESDGKIIWAVWAPTGESKGALTVIDETPGKLIAATMMPTTANAPQGALPLQPTPDSVETMVSGSPVYLTFQKAP; this is translated from the coding sequence ATGATGCGCCTGTCTCCCGCACTCATCTTCGCCCTCTCCGGCTTCTCCGCCGCCCAGCCGCCGCTGATGAAGGATTTCATCGGCATCAATGGCCACACGGTGCAATTCAAGCCGGAGCTCTACCAACCCGCCGCGCGGCTCGTCCGTGACTATCATCCGGTGGAGTGGGACCTGGGCAAGGAGACCCCGGTGCTGCCGGAGTTCCCTTTCGCGAAGAACAAGGTGGACTGGAGCGGCGTGTATGGCTCGTGGCAAAAGCACGGCTGGGTGACGAATGCCTGCCTGATGTTCGAGTCCATCCCGCGGGACCAATGGAAGGACATCGAGAAGGACGCCGAAGCCTATGGCCAGGCATTCGCCAGGGAATTCGGCCCCTCCGGCAATCGCAAGCTGGTGGAGTCCGTCGAGATCGGCAACGAGCCGGGCAAGTGGAGCGATGCTGACTACTCCCGCATGTACAAGGCCATGGCCACGGGTCTGCGCGCCGGTGATCCCAGGCTGAAAATCGCCACCTGCAACCTGACCACCGGGAAGAGCGGCGACTACGAGAAGAGCGTCTCCTGCCTCACCGGCCTGACCGATCTCACCGACGTGCTCACGATCCACACCTATGCCCAGATGGAAGGCTGGCCGACGTGGAAGCGCAGCTTTCCCGAGGACCCCGCCCTGCCCCGCTACCTGAAGGACGTGGAGGACCTCTGCCGCTGGCGCGACCAGCACGCCAAGGGCAAGCCGGTGTGGATCACCGAATTCGGCTACGACAGCACCACCCAGCCGCAGGAGAAGACCGGCGACTTCGCCAAGTGGGTAGGCGTCACCGATGAGCAGCAGGCGCAGTGGCTCGTGCGCTCCTTCCTGGTCTTTTCCGCGATGCCGGTGGAGCGGGCCTATCTCTATTTCTTCAATGACGAGGACAAGGCGAGCCTGCATGCCAGCTCCGGACTCACGCGGAATTTCAAACCGAAGCCCTCCTACCACGCCGTGAGCCACCTGCAGGCGACACTCGGCGACTACCGCTTCGCGAAGATCGTGAGGAATACCCCAGCGCTGCGCATTCAGGAGTATCGCCACGAAAGCGACGGAAAAATCATCTGGGCGGTGTGGGCTCCTACCGGCGAGAGCAAGGGTGCCCTGACCGTGATCGATGAAACCCCGGGCAAGCTGATCGCCGCGACGATGATGCCGACTACCGCGAATGCTCCACAAGGTGCGCTGCCCCTGCAGCCGACACCGGACTCGGTGGAGACGATGGTCAGTGGCAGCCCGGTTTACCTGACCTTCCAGAAGGCCCCTTGA
- a CDS encoding RNA polymerase sigma factor yields the protein MASPTQDWNDWLAENAARFLLFARQQTRCEHDAEDVLQESLVESWQRAGGRPDAPLVFATIRRRAIDLGRSNDRRVVREQESSELFSPAGSDREAAEMLAHELRRLPPEQRDVLTLKFWGGLTFAEVAATLEIPQGTAASRYRLALESLRETLTPSLT from the coding sequence ATGGCATCTCCCACACAGGACTGGAACGACTGGCTCGCGGAAAACGCGGCTCGCTTCCTCCTTTTCGCCCGCCAGCAGACGCGCTGCGAGCACGATGCGGAGGACGTGTTGCAGGAGTCGCTTGTGGAGTCCTGGCAGCGCGCCGGTGGCAGGCCGGATGCCCCGCTCGTCTTCGCAACCATCCGCCGCCGGGCCATCGACCTCGGTCGTTCGAATGACCGGCGGGTGGTGCGCGAGCAGGAGAGCAGCGAGCTTTTCAGCCCGGCGGGCAGCGATCGTGAGGCGGCCGAGATGCTGGCCCACGAACTCCGCCGCCTGCCGCCGGAGCAGCGGGACGTGCTCACGCTGAAATTCTGGGGCGGGCTGACCTTTGCCGAGGTCGCCGCCACGCTCGAGATCCCGCAGGGTACCGCGGCCTCGCGCTACCGGCTGGCGCTCGAGTCCCTGCGCGAAACCCTGACCCCTTCACTGACATGA